In Caldisericia bacterium, a genomic segment contains:
- a CDS encoding transcriptional regulator, with product MKRFELGRLFRIYKKIKDGKYPSVDELSEEEEVSKRTIKKDIQTLKYTFNAPIFYSKKNGGYYFKEDWNFPLNFLSAGEILTLFIANNILKEFKSTPFFETAKTLTRKLQELLPENLIISSEDLENILSVSISPIKIKKDILKTFDKIFKAIRENRRIKIVYYTITRDETSERILDPYHIYNSEGIWYLVAFCHKRNEFRDFALDRIKEIEILNERFERDKNFNIKNYLNQAFRIYKGEIETIKLKFDSYQSKWIKERIWHESQEIKELDDGSIILKINGNRNEIKRWIIGYGSHVEVLEPESFRDEIIEEIKKLEKLYKR from the coding sequence ATGAAAAGATTTGAACTCGGGAGGCTTTTTAGAATTTATAAAAAAATAAAAGATGGGAAATATCCATCTGTAGATGAACTATCAGAAGAAGAGGAGGTCTCAAAGAGAACAATAAAAAAAGATATTCAAACTCTTAAATACACATTCAACGCTCCTATTTTTTATTCAAAAAAGAATGGTGGATATTATTTTAAAGAAGATTGGAATTTTCCATTAAACTTTCTTTCTGCAGGAGAAATTTTGACCCTTTTTATTGCTAATAATATTTTAAAAGAATTTAAATCAACCCCATTTTTCGAGACAGCAAAAACTTTAACAAGAAAATTGCAAGAACTTCTTCCTGAAAATTTAATAATAAGTAGTGAAGATTTAGAAAATATTTTATCTGTAAGCATATCGCCAATAAAAATAAAAAAAGATATATTAAAAACCTTTGATAAGATTTTCAAAGCAATAAGAGAAAACAGAAGAATTAAAATTGTTTACTATACAATCACAAGAGATGAAACAAGTGAGAGAATTTTAGATCCCTATCATATTTACAACTCAGAAGGAATTTGGTATCTTGTTGCTTTTTGTCATAAAAGGAATGAGTTTAGAGATTTTGCATTAGATAGAATCAAAGAAATAGAGATTTTAAACGAAAGATTTGAAAGAGATAAAAATTTTAATATCAAAAATTATTTAAATCAAGCATTTAGGATTTATAAGGGTGAAATAGAAACAATAAAGTTGAAATTTGATTCCTATCAATCAAAATGGATAAAAGAAAGAATATGGCACGAAAGTCAAGAAATTAAAGAATTAGATGATGGAAGTATAATTTTAAAAATAAATGGAAATAGAAATGAAATTAAAAGATGGATAATTGGTTATGGTAGTCATGTAGAGGTTTTAGAGCCAGAATCATTTAGAGATGAAATTATTGAGGAAATTAAAAAATTGGAAAAATTATATAAGAGGTAA
- a CDS encoding TIGR03936 family radical SAM-associated protein, which produces MIRIRVEYKKENLFIFLSNLDIIKYLERTLRRSELPIVYTQGFNPKPKMDFSPALPLGIPSESEIFEFYLTQKTANDQILEKLKKSVDKELTIKRVREINITSPLLSYLITHFEIELIGEIFRKFDFKNFKIKKENYSYLELKNFLFLEEEISYGKRLIISKNLSLRLFYENLKIYSNEMLFIKKIKNLRIENGKIYDSFDLD; this is translated from the coding sequence ATGATAAGAATCAGAGTTGAATATAAAAAAGAGAATCTTTTTATATTTTTATCTAATCTTGACATAATAAAGTATTTAGAGAGAACACTAAGAAGAAGTGAGTTACCAATTGTTTATACTCAAGGCTTTAATCCAAAACCTAAAATGGATTTTTCGCCAGCACTTCCTCTTGGAATTCCAAGTGAGAGTGAAATTTTTGAATTTTATTTAACTCAAAAAACTGCAAATGATCAAATTTTAGAAAAATTAAAGAAAAGTGTTGATAAGGAACTAACAATAAAAAGAGTAAGGGAAATAAATATAACTTCACCTTTACTATCTTATCTTATTACTCATTTTGAAATTGAATTAATTGGGGAGATTTTTAGAAAATTTGATTTTAAAAATTTCAAAATAAAAAAAGAAAACTATTCATATTTAGAATTAAAAAACTTTCTTTTTCTCGAAGAAGAGATATCTTATGGAAAAAGGTTAATTATAAGTAAAAATCTCTCTTTAAGACTTTTTTATGAAAATTTAAAAATATATAGCAATGAGATGCTTTTTATTAAAAAAATAAAAAATTTAAGAATTGAAAATGGAAAAATTTATGATTCATTTGATTTAGATTAA
- a CDS encoding TIGR02556 family CRISPR-associated protein, whose translation MIDALKEIGEHISKKDNKSEIEIFLDKAKLSKTKKILCILLQKTEDGKYFYKKVISEPYSVDKPILYRGGSGRGKDILPSSLITEKVNKTFENKIIKWFNDQKESEVKEIREILENNKGKIIEALIKEYENFHKDERKNVLLTIKIEENGKEKHLGEIEIFRKILVEDASKKYYFLKSIGESKGKGICFLCKEHKDLYGFVLPAFGFSFATSDKPGFTPSFVQTDHWKYIPICKDCAKFLEIGKRFLDLYLNFPKKEENNFFGCNYYVLPKFMYGELFDEFYKYIEFFKDKEYEEGLLSKEDWLEKTLEEKKDDLRLIFIFYSKKGGGKYIDIVQYVEDVLPSWIKKIDRIQENIRKKDIFQEENIKKILGKDWHGDFVKGRTKKDKGLGINNWFIVFTRNFFPFSRTHGIYEKYFREITRSILSNRRINKDFLISAFVREIRNAIKDNDFYNMKVLCLKSFMLYLFFRELKLLIDENIEERLEKEVIKMGEEKFEERIENFFKEYQFDTPSKAAFSVGMLVGYLLGVQRKERKTKFGEEPFWDKLHGLMMDERRIKNIFTEAINKLRQYKVGFEELEEIAAKFLVKAGNKWNIPKDEISYYFALGITLNEMFIFESKK comes from the coding sequence ATGATTGACGCTTTAAAAGAGATTGGAGAGCATATAAGTAAAAAAGATAATAAGAGTGAAATAGAAATTTTTTTGGACAAAGCAAAACTTTCAAAAACAAAGAAGATTTTATGTATACTTTTACAAAAAACGGAAGATGGTAAATATTTTTACAAAAAGGTAATTTCTGAACCTTACTCAGTTGATAAGCCTATTCTTTATCGTGGAGGGTCTGGAAGAGGAAAAGATATTTTACCTTCTTCATTAATCACTGAAAAAGTTAATAAAACATTTGAAAATAAAATCATAAAATGGTTTAATGATCAGAAAGAAAGTGAAGTAAAAGAAATTAGAGAAATTTTAGAAAATAATAAAGGTAAAATAATTGAAGCTTTAATAAAAGAATATGAGAATTTTCATAAAGATGAAAGAAAAAATGTATTATTGACAATAAAAATAGAAGAGAATGGTAAGGAGAAACATTTAGGAGAAATAGAAATATTTAGAAAAATTTTAGTTGAAGATGCATCTAAAAAATATTATTTTTTAAAATCTATAGGGGAGTCGAAAGGAAAAGGTATTTGTTTCTTATGTAAAGAACATAAAGATCTTTATGGTTTTGTTTTACCTGCTTTTGGATTCTCCTTTGCTACATCAGATAAACCTGGGTTTACACCTTCTTTTGTTCAAACAGATCACTGGAAATATATACCAATTTGTAAAGATTGTGCAAAATTTTTAGAGATTGGGAAAAGATTTTTAGATTTATATCTAAATTTCCCCAAGAAAGAGGAAAATAATTTCTTTGGTTGTAATTATTATGTTCTTCCTAAATTTATGTATGGTGAATTATTTGACGAATTCTATAAATACATTGAATTCTTTAAAGATAAAGAATATGAAGAAGGGCTCTTAAGTAAAGAAGATTGGTTAGAAAAAACACTTGAAGAGAAAAAGGATGATTTGAGATTGATTTTTATTTTTTATAGCAAAAAAGGTGGTGGAAAATATATTGATATTGTTCAATATGTAGAAGATGTCCTTCCATCATGGATTAAAAAAATTGATAGGATCCAAGAAAATATTAGAAAAAAAGATATATTTCAAGAGGAGAATATCAAAAAAATATTGGGTAAAGATTGGCACGGAGACTTTGTAAAAGGAAGAACTAAAAAAGATAAAGGTTTAGGAATAAATAACTGGTTTATAGTATTTACTAGAAATTTCTTTCCTTTTTCAAGAACACATGGAATTTACGAGAAATATTTTAGAGAGATAACTCGTTCTATTCTATCAAATAGAAGAATTAATAAAGATTTCCTAATTTCAGCCTTTGTAAGAGAAATAAGGAACGCGATTAAAGATAATGATTTTTATAATATGAAAGTTCTTTGTTTAAAGTCATTTATGCTTTATTTATTCTTTCGAGAGTTAAAATTATTAATAGATGAAAATATAGAAGAAAGATTAGAAAAGGAGGTTATAAAAATGGGCGAAGAAAAGTTTGAAGAAAGAATAGAAAATTTCTTTAAAGAATATCAATTTGATACCCCATCAAAAGCGGCCTTCTCTGTTGGAATGTTAGTAGGATATTTACTAGGAGTCCAAAGGAAAGAAAGAAAAACAAAATTTGGGGAAGAGCCATTTTGGGATAAACTACATGGATTAATGATGGATGAACGAAGAATAAAAAATATCTTTACGGAGGCAATCAATAAATTAAGACAATACAAAGTAGGTTTTGAAGAACTTGAGGAAATTGCTGCCAAATTCTTAGTTAAAGCTGGAAATAAGTGGAATATACCAAAAGATGAAATAAGTTATTATTTTGCTTTAGGAATAACTCTTAATGAAATGTTTATATTTGAATCAAAAAAATAA
- the cas6 gene encoding CRISPR-associated endoribonuclease Cas6 translates to MRIEISFESLNGKIILPVHYNFYIQSLIYKIFSPILATKLHNDGFKFEKRSFKFFTFSRILEKGEKVKLKDQDFLIFKNSISFIFSSPKEEIVSDLGEKSIKEREFTLLKNRIYLSKIRVYMTPRLEAPLKIKFLSPVTIHSTIELQDGNKRSIYYKPIEKAFNSLLTQNLIKKFRALYGKDPECTKFEIKPIYFSIKSNFHLIKFKNTPIEAYDGIFELDGSQQLISLSYDTGLGDRNSEGFGLWEIYKGGEIE, encoded by the coding sequence ATGAGAATTGAGATATCTTTTGAAAGTCTAAATGGAAAAATTATTTTGCCTGTGCATTATAATTTTTACATTCAATCATTAATTTATAAAATATTTTCTCCAATTCTTGCAACGAAACTTCATAACGATGGTTTTAAATTTGAAAAGAGAAGTTTTAAATTTTTTACATTTTCAAGAATTTTAGAAAAGGGTGAAAAAGTAAAATTAAAAGATCAAGATTTTTTGATTTTTAAAAATTCAATTTCTTTTATTTTCTCTTCACCAAAAGAAGAGATAGTATCAGATCTTGGGGAGAAAAGTATAAAGGAAAGAGAGTTTACTTTACTTAAAAATAGAATATACTTATCAAAAATTAGAGTTTATATGACGCCAAGATTAGAAGCACCTTTAAAAATTAAATTTTTATCTCCAGTTACTATTCACTCAACAATTGAACTTCAAGATGGAAATAAAAGAAGTATTTATTATAAACCTATCGAAAAAGCATTCAATTCATTATTAACTCAAAATTTAATTAAAAAATTTAGAGCACTTTACGGAAAAGATCCAGAATGTACAAAATTTGAAATAAAGCCAATCTATTTTTCAATAAAATCAAACTTCCATCTTATTAAATTTAAAAACACACCAATTGAAGCATATGATGGTATATTTGAATTAGATGGTTCTCAACAACTTATAAGTTTATCTTATGATACAGGTTTGGGTGATAGAAACTCAGAAGGTTTTGGTTTATGGGAAATTTATAAAGGAGGTGAGATAGAATGA
- a CDS encoding ECF transporter S component, which translates to MRKKTKELVLGALLAALSFISMYFIQIPIFASAPYLQFDPSEIFTLFAAFFISPTMGVLVTLVKVILFYFTKQESGIIGSLMNFFAVAPFVYFAGVMFKKLKNLIYPLNYVVPILIGTLVRVIIMIPLNLIFLPLFIEIGLKETWIYIYTINIPFNIIVSLLNGFLFIVFAFALFRIKEMRKKLVDVKE; encoded by the coding sequence ATGAGAAAAAAAACAAAAGAATTAGTTCTTGGTGCATTGCTTGCTGCACTTTCTTTTATTTCAATGTATTTTATCCAAATTCCAATTTTTGCTTCAGCGCCATACCTTCAATTTGATCCATCAGAAATTTTCACTCTCTTTGCTGCATTTTTTATCTCTCCAACAATGGGTGTTCTTGTAACTCTTGTTAAAGTGATTCTTTTTTACTTTACCAAACAGGAAAGTGGAATAATTGGGTCACTTATGAACTTTTTTGCAGTTGCACCATTTGTTTATTTTGCTGGTGTTATGTTTAAAAAATTAAAAAATTTAATTTATCCTTTAAATTATGTTGTTCCCATTTTAATTGGCACACTTGTTAGAGTTATTATTATGATACCTCTTAATTTAATCTTCTTACCACTCTTTATTGAAATTGGATTAAAGGAAACTTGGATTTACATTTATACAATCAACATTCCATTTAACATAATTGTATCACTTCTTAATGGATTTCTTTTTATTGTTTTTGCTTTTGCTCTATTTAGAATAAAGGAGATGAGAAAAAAGTTAGTTGATGTTAAAGAATGA
- a CDS encoding PfkB family carbohydrate kinase, giving the protein MQKELLVFGSFTKDFLENHKGDKRVAIGGSSAYFSISTSLVGLKVYPVGFISTDINEEELETLSKIVDLRYLKREKRLNFHIKYDENLNAHYIKDLEENDEIIEYKNVPIKPYVHVCVISSIRNQMDIIEYFKDKGSFVSTGTYLIRVNKDRETVLKMLKLSDLFFLNRDEALSLSQKENFDDALEFFKNSQKMVVITLGKDGAIFIKGEEFFKVNAYKTEVVDPTGAGETFAGGFLASYILYGNPLLSLKYGTLLSSFVIEDFGISALLKIKREDILKRLEEIK; this is encoded by the coding sequence ATGCAAAAAGAACTTTTAGTTTTTGGCTCTTTTACAAAAGATTTTCTTGAAAATCATAAAGGAGATAAGAGAGTTGCAATTGGCGGAAGTTCAGCATATTTTTCAATTTCAACATCCCTTGTTGGATTAAAAGTATATCCTGTGGGATTTATATCAACTGATATAAATGAAGAAGAATTAGAGACTCTTTCAAAAATAGTTGATTTAAGATATTTAAAAAGGGAGAAAAGATTAAATTTTCATATAAAATATGATGAAAATTTAAATGCTCATTATATAAAAGATCTTGAAGAAAATGATGAGATTATTGAATATAAAAATGTACCAATAAAACCATATGTGCATGTGTGTGTTATCTCAAGCATTAGAAATCAAATGGATATAATTGAATATTTCAAAGATAAAGGCAGTTTTGTATCAACAGGAACTTATTTAATTAGAGTTAATAAAGATAGAGAAACTGTTTTAAAAATGTTAAAATTATCAGATTTATTCTTTTTAAATAGAGATGAAGCACTCTCTCTTTCTCAAAAAGAAAATTTTGATGATGCATTAGAATTTTTTAAAAATAGTCAAAAAATGGTTGTTATTACCCTTGGAAAAGATGGTGCAATTTTTATAAAAGGAGAGGAATTTTTTAAAGTAAATGCTTATAAAACAGAGGTTGTTGATCCAACAGGCGCTGGAGAAACATTTGCAGGAGGTTTTTTAGCATCTTATATTCTTTATGGTAATCCTCTTCTTTCATTAAAATATGGAACTCTATTATCATCTTTTGTAATAGAAGATTTTGGGATAAGCGCTCTTCTTAAGATAAAAAGAGAGGATATCTTAAAAAGATTGGAGGAGATAAAATGA
- a CDS encoding radical SAM protein produces the protein MLKNEIFLKFEKPLRYLGREWNSVYKNPKDKKRFLLIYPDLYEVGISSYAIILLYHLINEREDSFCERVFSPNSDFENYLIENDLPLFSIETKTPIKDFHILGFSLQSELNFTNVLNILKLGKIEIFSKDRKNLPIILGGGPLTLNPSPLMPFFDAFVIGEGEEVVNEILNKFDLNKEAFLENLNEIDGIFVPKFGKKKIKKRYIKDFENSYYPKKPLVPYIQVIHDRGVVEIFRGCDRGCRFCVSGMEKRPRRERSINKIVEIVNSIIKNTGFEEISLLSLSTTDYSKIEELLKILKENLNDKKITISLPSLRIDSFSLKLLDLIDTGRRITLTFAPEGGSEKIRKVMNKPIKDEEIFEVIREAVKRGYKKIKLYFLVGVPYEDEEDIKGIREIIKRIKIENKEIKLSISINPFIPKPFTPFQWEPFISKDEYIKKIKIIKSGLKDINLNYRGWEESFIEAILSRGDEEISELIYEAFLLGEKFSNWREYFHFEIWERILKRKNFKIVDKILNGFDLNDEFPWDFIDIGIDKNFLIWEREKAKRGEITEPCFMNFEKCSSCGVCFNL, from the coding sequence ATGTTAAAGAATGAAATCTTTTTAAAATTTGAAAAACCTTTAAGATATTTAGGTAGAGAATGGAATTCGGTTTATAAAAATCCTAAAGACAAAAAAAGATTCTTACTTATTTATCCCGACCTTTATGAGGTCGGGATTTCTTCTTATGCAATTATTCTTTTATATCATCTCATAAATGAAAGAGAAGATAGTTTCTGTGAAAGAGTTTTTTCACCCAATTCAGACTTTGAAAATTATTTAATAGAGAATGATCTCCCTCTTTTTTCAATTGAAACAAAAACTCCAATAAAAGATTTTCATATATTAGGTTTTAGTTTGCAATCTGAACTTAATTTTACTAATGTTTTAAATATTTTAAAACTTGGAAAAATTGAAATTTTTTCTAAAGATAGAAAAAATCTCCCAATTATTTTAGGTGGAGGACCACTAACTCTTAATCCATCACCACTTATGCCATTTTTTGATGCTTTTGTGATTGGCGAAGGAGAAGAGGTTGTAAATGAGATTCTTAATAAATTTGATTTAAATAAAGAGGCTTTTCTTGAAAATCTAAATGAAATTGATGGTATTTTTGTTCCAAAATTTGGAAAAAAGAAAATTAAAAAGAGATACATAAAAGATTTTGAAAATTCATACTATCCAAAAAAACCTTTAGTTCCATACATTCAAGTTATTCATGATAGAGGAGTTGTTGAGATTTTTAGAGGATGTGATAGAGGCTGCAGATTTTGTGTTTCAGGAATGGAAAAAAGACCAAGAAGAGAAAGAAGCATAAATAAAATAGTAGAAATAGTTAACTCAATTATAAAAAACACAGGTTTTGAAGAAATTTCTCTACTTTCTCTTTCAACAACAGATTACTCAAAAATTGAAGAACTTTTAAAAATTTTAAAAGAGAATCTTAATGATAAAAAAATAACAATCTCTTTACCATCATTAAGAATAGATAGTTTTTCTTTAAAACTACTTGATTTGATTGATACAGGAAGAAGGATAACACTTACCTTTGCACCTGAAGGTGGGAGTGAAAAAATAAGAAAGGTGATGAATAAACCAATAAAAGATGAGGAAATTTTTGAAGTTATAAGAGAGGCAGTTAAAAGAGGATATAAAAAGATAAAACTCTACTTTCTTGTTGGAGTTCCTTATGAAGATGAAGAAGATATAAAAGGAATAAGAGAAATTATAAAAAGAATAAAAATTGAAAATAAAGAAATAAAACTTTCAATTTCAATTAATCCTTTTATTCCAAAACCATTTACTCCTTTTCAATGGGAACCCTTTATTTCAAAAGATGAATATATTAAAAAAATAAAAATTATAAAAAGTGGATTAAAGGATATTAATTTAAATTATAGAGGATGGGAAGAGTCATTTATTGAAGCAATCCTCTCAAGAGGTGATGAAGAAATTAGTGAATTGATTTATGAGGCCTTTTTATTAGGTGAAAAGTTTTCAAACTGGAGAGAATATTTTCATTTTGAAATTTGGGAGAGGATTTTAAAAAGAAAGAACTTTAAAATTGTTGATAAAATTTTAAATGGATTTGATTTAAATGATGAGTTTCCATGGGATTTTATTGATATTGGAATTGATAAAAATTTTTTAATTTGGGAAAGAGAGAAAGCAAAAAGAGGAGAGATAACAGAGCCATGTTTTATGAATTTTGAAAAGTGCTCATCATGTGGAGTTTGTTTTAATTTATGA
- a CDS encoding lysoplasmalogenase gives MKIIFLLLYFLFLIIDLIFIHFKLYNKRFFSKTLLMPILILYYVFSSQNVLFLLIVALFMSFLGDVLLLFEERKIFFKLGLFSFLLSHIFYILTFLITSNFFKENTPSYIFIFLIPYILYGTYFYKFLFPEIEEFKKEILIYIIVIILMSFITIPRIYIFPLKSSLLVFIGSILFILSDSTLALQIFKGKISKNSIIIMITYGLAQFLIIQGFIY, from the coding sequence ATGAAGATAATATTTTTACTTTTATATTTTTTATTTCTCATCATTGATCTTATTTTTATTCATTTTAAACTCTATAATAAAAGATTTTTTTCAAAAACTCTTTTGATGCCAATTTTAATTTTGTATTATGTTTTTTCTTCTCAAAATGTTCTTTTTCTCTTAATAGTTGCTTTATTTATGAGTTTTCTAGGAGATGTACTCCTTTTATTTGAAGAGAGAAAAATATTTTTCAAATTAGGTTTATTTTCTTTTCTTCTCTCTCACATTTTTTACATTTTAACATTTTTGATTACATCAAATTTTTTCAAGGAGAACACACCTTCTTATATTTTTATTTTTCTTATTCCATATATTCTTTATGGTACTTATTTTTATAAATTTCTCTTCCCTGAAATTGAAGAGTTTAAAAAAGAGATCTTAATTTACATAATTGTTATAATTTTGATGAGTTTTATTACAATTCCACGAATTTATATATTTCCATTAAAATCTTCTCTTTTAGTATTTATTGGTTCTATCCTTTTTATACTCTCTGACTCAACTCTTGCACTTCAAATTTTTAAAGGTAAAATTAGTAAAAATTCAATTATTATAATGATTACTTATGGTTTAGCCCAATTTTTGATAATTCAAGGTTTTATCTATTAA
- a CDS encoding phosphoenolpyruvate carboxykinase (GTP), with amino-acid sequence MFEYLDEFSQKFDEESLKRLKKIKSRGVHNFIENFLKILNPKKIFVSIGTDEDREYIKRRAIEEKEEEPLKIPNHTIHFDGYYDQGRDKKNTKFMVSPDTDLDPTLNLILREEGEKELNELMKDICKDREIYILFKTLGPKNSIFTIPCIQITDSPYVAHSENLLYRDGYEDFLKLKDEDEFFRFVHSEGELDDNKTSKNIDKRRIYIDVDKKIVYSLNTQYGGNSIGLKKLALRLAIKKAYLEGWLCEHMLIVGINGPNGRVTYLTGAFPSLCGKTSTATLMGERLVGDDIALIKSVNGEVRAANFEKGMFGIIMGINSKDDPYIWEVLNSPYEVIFSNVLKLPDGSVYWIGKDGEIPERGYNHSGEWYKGKKDKEGKEIDPSHKNARFTFELKNLKNCDANLENPEGVVVKGFIYGGRDSDTWVPICEAFNYQHGIILKGASLESETTAATLGKEGVREFNPMANLDFLSIPIGKYIQMNLDFGKFLKNPPRIYGVNYFLKDKNGNWLNDKLDKKVWLKWIELRCNGDIGGIETPIGIIPKYEDLVKLFSEYLMKEYKKDDYIKQFMIRVPENLSKIERIEKIYREKVKDTPDVVFFELKNERERLIKAKEKFGDYINPFDLEK; translated from the coding sequence ATGTTTGAATATTTAGATGAGTTTTCTCAAAAGTTTGATGAAGAGAGTTTAAAAAGATTAAAAAAAATTAAGAGCAGAGGTGTTCATAATTTTATTGAAAATTTCTTAAAAATTTTAAATCCAAAAAAAATTTTTGTTTCAATAGGAACAGATGAGGATAGAGAATATATAAAAAGAAGAGCAATTGAAGAAAAAGAAGAGGAACCTTTAAAAATCCCAAATCATACAATTCACTTTGATGGATATTATGATCAGGGAAGAGATAAGAAAAACACAAAATTTATGGTATCTCCTGATACAGATCTTGATCCTACATTAAATCTTATTTTAAGAGAAGAGGGTGAAAAAGAGTTAAATGAACTCATGAAAGATATTTGCAAAGATAGAGAAATTTATATTCTTTTTAAAACTCTTGGACCAAAAAATTCAATTTTTACAATTCCATGCATTCAAATTACTGATTCACCATATGTTGCTCATTCTGAAAATCTTCTGTATAGAGATGGATATGAAGATTTTTTGAAACTAAAGGATGAAGATGAGTTTTTTAGATTTGTTCATTCAGAGGGTGAGTTAGATGATAATAAAACAAGTAAAAATATTGATAAAAGAAGAATTTATATAGATGTTGATAAAAAAATTGTTTATTCTTTAAACACTCAATATGGAGGAAACTCAATTGGTTTAAAGAAGTTAGCACTGAGACTTGCTATTAAAAAAGCATATCTTGAGGGTTGGCTTTGCGAACATATGTTAATTGTTGGAATAAATGGCCCAAATGGAAGAGTAACTTATCTAACTGGCGCCTTCCCATCTTTGTGTGGAAAAACATCAACTGCAACTCTTATGGGTGAAAGATTAGTTGGAGATGATATTGCTTTAATTAAAAGTGTAAATGGAGAGGTAAGGGCAGCAAATTTTGAAAAAGGAATGTTTGGAATAATTATGGGTATAAATTCAAAAGATGATCCATATATTTGGGAAGTTTTAAATTCTCCATATGAAGTTATTTTTTCCAATGTCCTTAAACTACCAGATGGTTCTGTTTATTGGATTGGAAAAGACGGTGAGATTCCAGAAAGAGGATACAACCATTCCGGAGAGTGGTATAAAGGAAAAAAGGATAAAGAAGGAAAAGAGATAGATCCATCCCACAAAAACGCAAGATTTACATTTGAACTTAAAAATTTGAAAAATTGTGATGCTAATCTTGAGAATCCAGAAGGAGTTGTTGTCAAAGGATTCATTTATGGAGGAAGAGATTCAGACACCTGGGTTCCTATTTGTGAGGCATTTAACTATCAACACGGAATTATTTTAAAAGGTGCATCTTTAGAATCTGAAACAACTGCAGCAACACTTGGAAAAGAGGGTGTAAGAGAATTTAATCCAATGGCAAATCTTGATTTCTTATCTATTCCAATTGGGAAATATATCCAAATGAATCTTGATTTTGGAAAGTTTTTAAAAAATCCTCCAAGAATTTATGGTGTAAACTACTTTTTAAAAGATAAAAATGGAAATTGGCTTAATGATAAACTAGATAAAAAAGTCTGGCTCAAGTGGATTGAATTAAGATGTAATGGCGATATTGGTGGAATAGAAACACCAATTGGCATTATTCCAAAATATGAAGATTTGGTAAAACTTTTTTCAGAATATTTAATGAAAGAATACAAAAAGGATGATTATATAAAACAATTTATGATAAGAGTTCCAGAAAATCTTTCAAAAATTGAAAGAATTGAAAAAATATATCGAGAGAAAGTAAAAGATACTCCAGATGTTGTATTTTTTGAATTAAAAAATGAGAGGGAGAGGTTAATTAAAGCAAAAGAGAAATTTGGAGACTATATTAACCCATTTGATTTAGAAAAATAA